CCAGCAAACTCTTGTCAGGAATTTTGATGCTCTGACCCGTGTAGATCAGATTCGGGTTTTTTATATTGTTGTACTTCGCCAGTTTGGGATAGAGGGAAGCATTGCCATAGTATTTTTTACAGATGGCGCTGAGTGTATCACCTGATGCAACCTTGTGTTCATTTGGGGTGGGATGTGCTGCGGCAGGCTCTCTTGCATTATTTTGTGTGCCCACTGATGGGTCAATATTTGCTGCCAGAGTCCTGTATTTACGCAGTGAAATCGACGCATAGACATCTCTGGTTCCGTCTCTCTCGCCATATGCGATATCCTCAATTAGTACCGGGACATTTACCATGGTATCGGAGACAATGAAACGGATCACCTTTCTGGCGTCGCACCAAACCTCAAGTTCCTGAATGTACTTATACGGATCGGAATACATGAGATTCTGAATGAATGGATAATGCTTGGATGGAAACATGCAGTCAATTTTAAACGCACATAATGTACCATAACCCGCCAAATTGATATCGCCAAGTCCATGAATATTGATAGTTTCTATTTTCACTCCATGGGATACATTAAAGCTGCCCGGCGTAACAGGAAGAACAATTTCCTTGCTGGTATCCGGTTCTCTGAAGATAAATTTACGCAACCTTATTCCTCCCTTCTTAATATGCCATGACCATACGGGTCTTCTCGATCTCCCTGAATAATGCCCTGGCGATTTTCCCGATATCTGCCTCTTCCCTGACGGTGAAATTGTTTCCTGTTACGGTTACTCCGCCACCTTTTCCATAGCCGCGATTTTCACTTGCTGTGAGGACACGTTCTCCTTCATGAAGCATGGCTGGAAAATTGTTGTAGGGGACGTAGTTTAAGCCGTAGGCGCTTTGCTTTCGATAAGCGGCAGGAGTAATTCCCCTGACAGGTATTATCTGTGTCCCTTCCTTACCGGCAGCCATAAGCCCTTCCGTCAGTTTATTATTAATCTCTCTTACAGTTACCCATCCCGCATCATTTGCTTCTGCTGAGGTTTGTAAATTTGAGATCAGTTCTAAATTCGAATCCTTAACCTTCTGAACGTCTTCATCACCTGCATATTCGTTTGCTGAGATTGCCCCCGCCTCCATTTGCAGGTTCTTCTTTTGAAGAACACTTGTATCTGAGTTTTTAAATTCTTCATTCATTGTTTTAAAGCGTTCTATAGATTCATCTGAATATCCTGTATTCTTTAGGTCATTAATTACATTTTGATCAAATTGATCTGCAACAAGGGCTTTTTTCGCTTCGATATCATACGCTTGCTTTTTATTCTCCAGGCCTGCCATGAAATCGGCGTATTCCGTATCGATTTCTGCATTTTTTTTACCCTCATCAGATTCCAAAAAAGCTATTTGATCGTAGATATCACCTTTATTTTCGTCATCGTTCAACAACTTATTTTGATAAGCGTTTCCAGCCGCAAGTAAGTTCTCATCATTAAGGCCTTTCAATTTATTTATTTCATCCAGCAATATAGTGCCTTCTGCTTTACTAAGTGAAAGGCTCGCGGCACTGGTGATCATTTCGTTTTTTGCCTCGTCGATATCGTTGTACTGCTTGCCATAATAAGCTTTAAATGAGTCATCTCTTTTTGAGTAGTTTTCTAGTGCTCCGTTTATTAGTCCTATTCCAACTCCAATTGCAGCTCCCGTCAAGGCTCCGGCAATTCCTGCAAAGGCACCCATCTGCGCTCCCATGAGCCCCATAGAAAAGGCATTGCTAACCATTGTGCCCTCCTCATCTCCAAGGGCACTTTTCGAATATACTGATACAGCTTTATTAGTCGTATTAATGACAGCTTCAGAGAATTGATCTAACCCAAGCTTTTTCATCTCGCCAGCCAAACTACTCTCCTGTATGGTTTTTTTCAGCTTCCCAAAACTTTTTTCCGCATTTTGATTACCCTGAACAATATTTTCCGATTCCTTAGCCATAGTTTCAGAACCAACACCATGTACCATCTCATCCTGCAAGCTTTTTAGGGCAGCTTTTGTATTACTAATCTCCAAAATAAGGTTCTCAAGCCCCTTTTCGGCTGACGACGTGTCAATTGTCATGCTTTCATTAAATTTACTAAGTTTATTCCCCAGTGTCTCCAAGTCCTTATTGAATTTCTGTGTATCACTTCGCATGTTCTTCAGGGTTTTGGTAAAGTTGTCCTGTGCCACAATCTCAATGCTGATTTTCCGTGCCATCGTTTCGCCTCCTCCCGATTTATTCGATCTTTGAAACCTTGGTCATTGCCGCGCCACCTTGATAATTTGTTTTTTCCAATTGATACAACCTATACAACTGGTCTCGCAGCGTTTATCAGATCATCCATATGTCTTTCAAAAAAGGCCCTTATTACAACCTTATCGCCCGGAGGCAGGTTGTAATAAGCGCCTGGCAGGATGTGATGCCGCGAAAACAGGTAATACATGACCTGGGTTTCCGGATCTTCATCTATTTTTTTTTAATCTCTTCAATCGTGGTAGCTCGGTAACCAGACAGCAGTTCGACAGCTCTGGAGATATCCTCAATTTCGCCGGGCAGGAGCATTGCTTTTACCAGTTCTGCAGGAGTTGATGCCTTGTATTTTTCCTGCAATTCACGAGAT
This genomic window from Clostridiales bacterium contains:
- a CDS encoding LysM peptidoglycan-binding domain-containing protein; the encoded protein is MRKFIFREPDTSKEIVLPVTPGSFNVSHGVKIETINIHGLGDINLAGYGTLCAFKIDCMFPSKHYPFIQNLMYSDPYKYIQELEVWCDARKVIRFIVSDTMVNVPVLIEDIAYGERDGTRDVYASISLRKYRTLAANIDPSVGTQNNAREPAAAHPTPNEHKVASGDTLSAICKKYYGNASLYPKLAKYNNIKNPNLIYTGQSIKIPDKSLLV